In Priestia megaterium NBRC 15308 = ATCC 14581, the following proteins share a genomic window:
- the ftsX gene encoding permease-like cell division protein FtsX — protein MKARTFGRHLREGSKSLGRNGWMTFASASAVTVTLLLVGVFFMLMMNLNHIAKLIENDVEIRVHVDAAATADDRKAMKEKLDAIKQVDTVTFSSKDKELKDLINSMGDEGQAFEPFEQQNPLNDVFVVKTKEPTDVAKVAKQIEKYPYAAKVQYGQDQVEKLFKVLKVARNIGVVLILGLLFTAMFLISNTIKITIVARREEIEIMRLVGATNSFIRWPFFIEGLFLGLLGSIVPIAVIIGVYSVLYNEVQPKFDGFFELLPAFPFVLQVSLLLLLIGGLIGMWGSTLSIRKFLRK, from the coding sequence ATGAAGGCTAGGACATTCGGTCGCCACTTACGTGAAGGATCTAAAAGTTTAGGAAGAAACGGCTGGATGACATTCGCATCTGCAAGTGCTGTTACCGTGACGCTCTTGCTTGTAGGCGTATTTTTTATGTTGATGATGAATTTAAACCACATTGCTAAATTGATTGAAAATGATGTGGAAATTCGCGTTCACGTTGATGCTGCAGCGACAGCAGATGATCGAAAAGCAATGAAGGAAAAGCTAGATGCAATTAAGCAAGTTGATACGGTGACGTTTTCTTCTAAAGATAAAGAGTTAAAAGATTTGATTAATAGTATGGGTGATGAAGGACAAGCTTTTGAACCGTTTGAACAGCAAAACCCATTAAATGATGTATTTGTTGTTAAAACAAAAGAGCCGACTGATGTCGCAAAAGTAGCTAAACAAATTGAGAAATATCCGTATGCAGCAAAAGTTCAATACGGCCAAGATCAAGTTGAAAAGTTATTTAAAGTGCTGAAAGTAGCTCGTAATATCGGAGTAGTGCTGATTTTAGGGCTTCTATTTACAGCAATGTTCCTAATTTCAAATACAATTAAAATTACGATTGTAGCTCGCCGTGAAGAGATTGAAATTATGCGCTTAGTTGGAGCCACAAACTCCTTTATTCGCTGGCCGTTCTTTATTGAAGGTCTGTTTTTAGGATTGCTTGGTTCTATTGTGCCAATTGCAGTTATTATCGGTGTATACAGCGTTTTATATAATGAAGTTCAACCTAAATTTGATGGATTCTTTGAACTTTTACCTGCCTTTCCATTCGTGCTTCAAGTATCGCTACTGTTACTGTTAATCGGCGGTCTAATTGGGATGTGGGGAAGTACATTATCCATCCGTAAGTTCTTGCGAAAATAA